The Natrinema saccharevitans genome includes the window AATAAATACCTATGTCATCCATCGAACTCACGCCCAGCCAGAAGAAGATCCTCCGCGCGCTCACGAACCTCCACAAGGAGTCCGAAGACGCCATCAAAGGCGAGGACATCGCGGAACAGGTCGACCGCAACCCCGGCACGATCCGCAACCAGATGCAGAGTCTCAAAGCCCTCCAGCTCGTCGAGGGTGTACCGGGGCCGAAAGGTGGATACAAGCCCACTGCAGCCGCATACGAGGCACTCGAGATCCAGCAGATGGACGAGCCCGCCGCGGTCCCGATGCAACACGAGGGCGAACCCGTCGACGACACCATCATCGAGGAGATCGATCTCTCGAGCGTTCACCACCCCGAACTCTGCCGGGCCGAGATCCACATTCAGGGGACGCTGAGCGACATCCACGAGAACGATTCGGTCACCGTCGGCCCGACGCCGCTCTCAAAGCTGCTGATCGAGGGGACCGTCGACGGCAAGGACGACACGAACAACATCCTGATCCTGCGGATCGACGACATGGTCGCGCCCGCCGAAGAACCGGCTCACTGATCGGCGCTCGACCGCCGTCTCTCGTCTTTCCAGCAGCTGTTCTCTCGTCGTCGTGTTCGAAAACAGTCCCGCGTGTCTCGCTCGAACAGCGCCGAGTCGCGGTCGGCTCAGTCCGTCGCTTCGACCGGCTCGTCGTCGGATTCGGCGGCGGCCGCCGGGATGTCGTCGACCGCAGCGACCGCGTCGCCGTCCTCGACTGCCATGACGATCACGCCCATCGTGTTCCGGCCGACGGTCGAGATCTCGTCGACGCGAGTCCGGACGATCTGCCCGCGCTCGCTCATCAACACGAGCTGATCGTCCTCGGAGACGGCCTTGACGGCCGTCACGGGGCCGTTTCGCTCGCCGGTCTTGATGTCGATCAGGCCCTTGCCGTACCGCGACTGCGCGCTGTACTCCGAGAGCGGCGTCCGCTTGCCGTAGCCGTTCTCGGTCACCGTCAGCAGCGCCTGCTCGTCGCCTTCGTCGGTCGCGACCAGCCCCGCCACGGCGTCGCCGTCCTGCAGTTTGATGCCGTTGACGCCGCGGGCGTTCCGCCCCATCGCGCGGACTTCGTCCTCGTCGAAGCGGATCGTCATCCCGCCCTCGGTCGCGATGACCAGATCCTGCGAGCCGTCGGTGACCTCGACGTCGACGAGTTCGTCGCCCGCCTCGAGATCGGCGGCGATGATTCCCGTCGAGCGGATATTGTCGAACGCCTCGCCGGCGGTGCGTTTGACGTAACCGTTCCGGGTAGCCATCGTCACGTACTCGTCGTCCTCGAGGGCGTCGGTGTCGACGATGGCCGTGATGTCCTCGCCGGGGTCGAGATCGAGGATGTTGACCGCCGATTTCCCGCGGGCCGTCCGGCCCATCTCGGGGATCTCGTAGGTCTTGAGCCGGTAGACTTCGCCCTGATTCGTAAAGCAGAGCAGGTAGTCGTGGGTGTTGGCCCGGAAAACCGTCGCGACGCGGTCCTCGGCCTTGACGTCCGCGCCGATGATCCCCTTGCCGCCCCGGCCCTGGGGGTCGAACTGCTCGATCGGCATCCGCTTGACGTAGTCGTCTTCGGTCATGACGACGACGACTTCCTCCTCGGGGATGAGGTCCTCGTGGGTGACCGTCCCCTGATCCTCGACGATCGAGGTGCGGCGGTCGTCGGCGTACTCGGCTTTGATCTCGCGGAGTTCCTCTTTGATGACCGAGAGCAACTCCGACTCGCTCTCGAGGATCTCCGTCAGGCGCTCGATCTCGGCCTGTACCGCCTCGTACTCTTCCTCGATCTCGGCGGCCTCCATCGAGGTGAGACTGCCCAGTTGCATCCGGACGATGTGGTCGGCCTGGTCCGCGGAGAAGTCGTAGGCGTCCTGGAGGTTCTCCTTCGCGTCCGACCGCGTCTCGCTGTTCTGGATCAGTTCGACCACGTCCTCGGCGTTCTCGACGGCCGTCAACCGACCCTCGAGGATGTGGGCGCGGTCCTCGGCCTCGGCGAGGTCGTACTCGCTGCGCCGGCGGACGACCTCGCGGCGGTGGGCGACGTACTCCGCTAAGGTCTCCTTGAGCGAGAGGACTCGCGGCTGGCCGTCGACCAGAGCGAGGTTGATGACGCCGAAGGTCTTCTCGAGGTGGTTCTCGAGCAGTTTGTTCTTGACGACCTCGGCGTTTGCCCCGCGGTTGAGTTCGACGACGATCCGGACGCCGTCGCGGTCGGACTCGTCGCGCAGGTCGGTGATTCCGTCGATTTCGCCCTCGTTGACGTCGTCGGCGATGCGTTCGACGAGGCGGGCCTTGTTGGCCTGGAAGGGGAGTTCGGTGATGACGATCCGTTCGCGGCCGTTTTTCCACTCCTCGACCTCGAACTCGGCGCGGACGCGGATGCGCCCGCGGCCGGTCTTGTAGGCGGAGTAGATAGCGTCGCGGCCGACGATGTTGGCACCGGTCGGAAAGTCGGGACCCTTGATATGGTCCATCAGGTCCTCGACCGTCGCGTCGGGATCGTCGATCAGTTCGATCGTCGCGTCGACGACCTCGCCGAGGTTGTGCGGCGGGATGTTGGTCGACATCCCGACGGCGATCCCCGAGGAGCCGTTGACCAGCAGGTTCGGGAACGCCGCCGGCAGCACGTCGGGCTCTTGCAGGCGGTCGTCGTAGTTCGCGGAGAAGTCGACGGTGTCCTTCTCGATGTCCGCGAGCAGTTCCTCGGAGATCGGCGACATCCGGGCCTCCGTGTACCGCTGGGCGGCGGCCGGATCGCCGTCCATCGAGCCGAAGTTCCCCTGGCCGTCGACCAGCGGGTACCGCATCGAGAAGTCCTGGGCCATCCGGACCAGGGTGTCGTAGATCGCGCTGTCGCCGTGGGGGTGGTAGTCACCCATCGTCTCTCCGACGATCGAGGAGGACTTCCGGTGGGACGAGCCCGAAGAGACCCCCATCTCGTGCATCGCATAGAGGATGCGCCGGTGGACGGGTTTCAGGCCGTCCTCGACGCGGGGGAGCGCACGGCCCGCGATGACGGACATCGCGTAGTCGATGTAGCTCTGCTCCATTTCGTCCTCGATGCGGACGTTCTCTACCGCTCGCGCCTCGATATCAGTCGGATCGGGTACGTCTGAACTCATGTCTTCATTTGGTTTCGTGGTGGTATCCGGTCAGCTTGCAAGCACTGCATCCGTGAGAGCGTCCGCTCTGCGGACGCTCGAGCGGGCCGACGACCGACCCGGAGCGCGGCTTGCCGCGCGGCGGGGAGGGAGGAGTGCTTTTCATCGAAGTTTTACCGAGTGCGGTCGCGAAGCGACCGCACGCAGGGTAAAAGTTCGGGTCTAGATGTCGATCCACTCGGCTTCCGGCGCGTGTTCCTTGATGAACTGCTTGCGGGGTTCGACGGCGTCGCCCATCAGGACGGAGAACATCTTGTCCGCCGCGGCCGCGTCCTCGATCGTGATCTGCTTGAGGATGCGGTTGTCCGGGTCCATCGTCGTGTCCCAGAGCTGCTGGGGGTTCATCTCGCCGAGCCCCTTGAACCGCTGGACCTGCGAGGGGTTGCCGTCGCATTTCTCCGCGACGATCTCGTCGCGTTCGGCCTCGGTCATCGCGTCGTAGGTCTCGCCGCGGTACCGGATGCGGTACAGCGGTGGCTGGGTCGCGTAGACGTAGCCGCCCTCGAGCAGCGGCCGCATGTGCCGGTAGAAAAACGTCAGCAGGAGCGTCCGGATGTGTGCCCCGTCGACGTCGGCGTCGGTCGCCATGATGATCTTCTTGTAGCGGACGTCGTCGACGTCGAACTCGTCGCCGATCCCCGCGCCGATGGCGGTGATCATGTTCCGGATCTCGTCGTTCTCGAGGATGCGATCGAGCCGGTGTTTCTCGACGTTTAAGATCTTCCCCTTGATGGGAAGGATCGCCTGGAAGTCGGGGTTGCGGGCCTGTTTCGCGCTGCCGCCCGCGGAGTCGCCCTCCGCGATGAACAGTTCGGCCTCCTCGGGGTCCTTGGTCTGGCAGTCGGCCAGTTTCCCGGGCAGCGAGGTGGACTCGAGGGCGGACTTGCGCCGCGTGAGTTCTTCGGCCTTCTGGGCGGCCATGCGGGCCTTGGCGGCCTCGACGGCCTTGCTGACGATGGCCTCGGCGGTGTCGGGGTGCTCCTCGAAGTAGGTGCCCAGTCCCTCGTGCATGGCGCTCTCGACGATTCCTCGCACTTCGGAATTGCCGAGTTTCGTCTTCGTCTGGCCCTCGAACTGGGGATCGGGGTGTTTGATCGAGACGACCGCCGTCAGCCCCTCGCGGATGTCCTCGCCTTTGAGGTTGTCGTCGAGATCCGACAGGAGGTCGTTCTCGTTGGCGTAGTCGTTGACACACCGCGTCAATGCGGTCTTGAACCCGGTGAGGTGGGTCCCGCCCTCGCGGGTGTTGATATTGTTCGCGAAGGCGTGGATCGATCCCTGCAGTTCCTCGGTGGCCTGCATTGCGACCTCGACGTGGATGTTCTGTTCCTCGTTCTCGAAGTAGATGATATCCTCGTGCATCGCCGAGCGCGTCTCGTTCAGGTACTCGACGAACTCACGGATCCCGCCGTCGTACTCGTAGGTTTCGGCGACCACGTCGCCGTCGTCGGTCTCCTCGCGCTCGTCGCGAAGCGTGATGCGAACGCCGGAATTGAGGAAGGCCAGTTCGCGGAGTCGGTTCGACAGCGTCGAGAAGGACATCTCGCCCGTCTCGAAGATCCCCGTGTCCGGCCAGAACCGAATCCGGGTGCCGGTCTCTTCGTCGGACTCCATATCGCGGACCCGCTCCATGTCGCCGACGGGCTCACCGCCCTCGAAGGCGTGGCGAAAGACCCCGCCGTCGCGTTTGACTTCGGCCTCGAGGCGTTCGGAGAGGGCGTTGACGACGGAGACGCCGACGCCGTGAAGGCCGCCGGAGACCTGGTAGGACTTGTTGTCGAACTTGCCCCCGGCGTGGAGGACGGTCAGAATGACCTCGAGTGCGGGGCGGTCGTACTCCTCGTGTGTGTCGACGGGGATGCCGCGGCCGTCGTCCGCGACGCTCACCGAACCGTCCTCGTGGATGGAGACGGTGATGTCGTCGCAGTGGCCGGCCAGCGCCTCGTCGATCGAGTTGTCCACCACTTCGTAGACCAGATGGTGGAGGCCTCGAGAATCGGTAGAGCCGATGTACATCGCCGGTCGCTTTCGTACAGCCTCCAGACCCTCTAAGACCTGGATCTGTCCGGCTCCGTACTCGCTTTCCTGGGACATGTAAAACCTGCTTTCGGATAGCGGTCCGGCCCTAATAAAAGTCACGTGTACGCGCGCGAGCGCGAATCCGGCGACCCGCGGCGTCGAACTCGAAACCGCCGTCGAATCGGCTTAGATGACCGCGTCGAACTCCTCGTGGCCCTGAATGTCGACGCCCTCGTCGGTGATTTCCGCGAGGAAGACGCCGTTGCCCGACCCGGTGTCGCGCTCGACGGCGCTTTTGATCGCGCGGGCCGCGACTGACTTCGCGTCCGCGAGCGAGAGGTCGTCGTCGTACTCCTGCTCGAGGAGGCCGTAGGCCAGTTGCATCCCGGAGCCGGTGACGGTGTAGTCGTCTTCCATGACGCCGCCGGCGGGGTCGATGCTGTAGACGTGACTGCCCTCGTCGTCGACGCCGCCGAGGATGGGGTTGATCGCGCGGAACGGACCGCCGCGGGCGAAGTTGCCCGCCAGCGTCGCCAGCGACTCGATCGGCATGGGCTCGTCGCGCCGAGCCTCGTAGAGGTTGACCTCGGAGCGCAGCGTTCGGATGAACGACTGCGCGCCGCCGACGGAGCCGACCAGCGTTAACGCGGCGGTCGGGTGAATCTGCTCGACCTTCTGGACGTTCTTGTTCGAGACGAACCGTCCGCCGAGGCTGGCGCGCATGTCCGTCGCGATGACGACGCCGTCGGCGGTCGCGATGCCGATGGTCGTCGTCCCGGTCTTGTTGACCGTCCCGTCGTCGGTGCCGGCCTCCCCTCCGTTCGGCAGCGAACCCAGTTCGGGCTCGTACGGCGACGGGTCGCCGTTGCCCTGCGAGAGCGGGTTATTCATCGCTCTCCTCCGTGTCGATCTCCGCGACGATCGACTCGAGGCGCTCCTCCGCGACCGTACTGAACGACTCGTCTTCGGTCGTGATCGTCGCGACGTCGACCGCTTCGGCCGCGACGGACTCCTCTTCGGGTTCGTTGAGGGCGCTGATGGCGAGTTCGATGCCGGCGTCGATGTCCAGATCCTCGCGGTACTCCTCCTCGAGGTAGCCCTGGATGACGTCGCGGTCGCCGCCGACGGCGGCGGCCTGCCACTCGTAGTCGGTGCCCGAGGGGTCGGTCTCGAACAGCCGCGGCTGGCCGTCCTCGACGCCGCCGACCAGCAGGGCGACCCCGAACGGCCGTGCGCCGCCAGTCTGGGTGTACTCCTGGATGTGGTCGGTGATCGATCGGGTCAGCGTCTCGACGCCGACATCCTGACCGTAGCGGAGCTGTTCGCCCTGTGCGCGTCGCCGCGCGAGGTCGACCAGCTGGCGCGCGTCGGCGACGTGGCCGGCGCTCGCGACG containing:
- a CDS encoding Rrf2 family transcriptional regulator, which produces MSSIELTPSQKKILRALTNLHKESEDAIKGEDIAEQVDRNPGTIRNQMQSLKALQLVEGVPGPKGGYKPTAAAYEALEIQQMDEPAAVPMQHEGEPVDDTIIEEIDLSSVHHPELCRAEIHIQGTLSDIHENDSVTVGPTPLSKLLIEGTVDGKDDTNNILILRIDDMVAPAEEPAH
- the gyrA gene encoding DNA gyrase subunit A, which encodes MSSDVPDPTDIEARAVENVRIEDEMEQSYIDYAMSVIAGRALPRVEDGLKPVHRRILYAMHEMGVSSGSSHRKSSSIVGETMGDYHPHGDSAIYDTLVRMAQDFSMRYPLVDGQGNFGSMDGDPAAAQRYTEARMSPISEELLADIEKDTVDFSANYDDRLQEPDVLPAAFPNLLVNGSSGIAVGMSTNIPPHNLGEVVDATIELIDDPDATVEDLMDHIKGPDFPTGANIVGRDAIYSAYKTGRGRIRVRAEFEVEEWKNGRERIVITELPFQANKARLVERIADDVNEGEIDGITDLRDESDRDGVRIVVELNRGANAEVVKNKLLENHLEKTFGVINLALVDGQPRVLSLKETLAEYVAHRREVVRRRSEYDLAEAEDRAHILEGRLTAVENAEDVVELIQNSETRSDAKENLQDAYDFSADQADHIVRMQLGSLTSMEAAEIEEEYEAVQAEIERLTEILESESELLSVIKEELREIKAEYADDRRTSIVEDQGTVTHEDLIPEEEVVVVMTEDDYVKRMPIEQFDPQGRGGKGIIGADVKAEDRVATVFRANTHDYLLCFTNQGEVYRLKTYEIPEMGRTARGKSAVNILDLDPGEDITAIVDTDALEDDEYVTMATRNGYVKRTAGEAFDNIRSTGIIAADLEAGDELVDVEVTDGSQDLVIATEGGMTIRFDEDEVRAMGRNARGVNGIKLQDGDAVAGLVATDEGDEQALLTVTENGYGKRTPLSEYSAQSRYGKGLIDIKTGERNGPVTAVKAVSEDDQLVLMSERGQIVRTRVDEISTVGRNTMGVIVMAVEDGDAVAAVDDIPAAAAESDDEPVEATD
- the psmA gene encoding archaeal proteasome endopeptidase complex subunit alpha, with amino-acid sequence MQGQSQQQAYDRGITIFSPDGRLYQVEYAREAVKRGTASVGVRTPDGVVLAANRQISSPLMERSSVEKIHKADEHVGVASAGHVADARQLVDLARRRAQGEQLRYGQDVGVETLTRSITDHIQEYTQTGGARPFGVALLVGGVEDGQPRLFETDPSGTDYEWQAAAVGGDRDVIQGYLEEEYREDLDIDAGIELAISALNEPEEESVAAEAVDVATITTEDESFSTVAEERLESIVAEIDTEESDE
- the psmB gene encoding archaeal proteasome endopeptidase complex subunit beta; translation: MNNPLSQGNGDPSPYEPELGSLPNGGEAGTDDGTVNKTGTTTIGIATADGVVIATDMRASLGGRFVSNKNVQKVEQIHPTAALTLVGSVGGAQSFIRTLRSEVNLYEARRDEPMPIESLATLAGNFARGGPFRAINPILGGVDDEGSHVYSIDPAGGVMEDDYTVTGSGMQLAYGLLEQEYDDDLSLADAKSVAARAIKSAVERDTGSGNGVFLAEITDEGVDIQGHEEFDAVI
- the gyrB gene encoding DNA topoisomerase (ATP-hydrolyzing) subunit B, which gives rise to MSQESEYGAGQIQVLEGLEAVRKRPAMYIGSTDSRGLHHLVYEVVDNSIDEALAGHCDDITVSIHEDGSVSVADDGRGIPVDTHEEYDRPALEVILTVLHAGGKFDNKSYQVSGGLHGVGVSVVNALSERLEAEVKRDGGVFRHAFEGGEPVGDMERVRDMESDEETGTRIRFWPDTGIFETGEMSFSTLSNRLRELAFLNSGVRITLRDEREETDDGDVVAETYEYDGGIREFVEYLNETRSAMHEDIIYFENEEQNIHVEVAMQATEELQGSIHAFANNINTREGGTHLTGFKTALTRCVNDYANENDLLSDLDDNLKGEDIREGLTAVVSIKHPDPQFEGQTKTKLGNSEVRGIVESAMHEGLGTYFEEHPDTAEAIVSKAVEAAKARMAAQKAEELTRRKSALESTSLPGKLADCQTKDPEEAELFIAEGDSAGGSAKQARNPDFQAILPIKGKILNVEKHRLDRILENDEIRNMITAIGAGIGDEFDVDDVRYKKIIMATDADVDGAHIRTLLLTFFYRHMRPLLEGGYVYATQPPLYRIRYRGETYDAMTEAERDEIVAEKCDGNPSQVQRFKGLGEMNPQQLWDTTMDPDNRILKQITIEDAAAADKMFSVLMGDAVEPRKQFIKEHAPEAEWIDI